The genomic stretch agtagctataaatcgtgattgagtaggctgcatagatttcatgactaaaCGCAGTCATTTATTTTTTAGTAAATTTACATTTGCCGTCggaaatgttagcaacacctccacctttgcaGGATgcgcaggggatatggtcaccAGCGTAACCAGGaagagaggcctcatttaacacagtacatTTATCAGGgttgtttcagtcaggccaatcacatcaagattatgatcagtgattagttcattgactatgactgccttggaagtgagggatctaacattaagtagccctattttgaaaTGTGAGATATCagaatctctttcaataatgacaggagtGGATGAGGTCTTTATTCCAATGAGATTGtcaaggcgaacaccgccatatTTTGTTTTTCCAAACCTAGATCAAGGCACAGTCACGATCTCAATGGGGaaagctgagctgactacactgactgtgctagtggcagactccactaagctggcaggctggcaaacagcctgctgcctggcctgcaccctatctcattgtggagctagaggatttagagccctgtctatgttgatagataagatgagagcgcCCCTCCAGCTACCTCCACCTTGTGACAAGGTTAAGCCCACCTGCGTCTCACAATATGTATCACAGAGAACgcaaaaaatacaaaacattcCCCATTCATCTCTACCTTGCCCTCTGAATATCATTTTAAATAGGTTTCATTGTGAAGCATAAACATACATGTATACAATTGCATCAGACGGAACACAAGCTGCTTTTTGCAGGCCAAATGTCAACTGAGCCTTCATCTTCTCCACTattaaaagtttttaaaaaacatcGAAATATTTATGAGTACAAGATTAAGAAGCACAGGTGTGAGACATTGGTAATTGAAGAGAATCACCTGACATGTAAGAACATGTTTGCTACAGTTACAGAGGCAAATAAGTTTCAAAACATAGGTCTAtctatatatactgaacaaaaacatatatgcaacatgtaaagtgttggtcccatattttaTGAGCTGTaatgaaagatcccagaaatgttcaatatGCACAAAAAACgcatttctctcaaattttgtgcacaaatttgtttacatgaGAATTTAttatttgccaaaataatccatctacctgacaggtgtggcctaATCATTACACATATGcgtgtactggggacaataaaaggccactctaaaatgtgcagttttgtcacacaacacaatgccacacatgtgtcaagttttgagggagcaagcaattggcatgctgactgcaggaatgtccaccagagctgttaccaaaGAATTTAATGATAATTTAGATTTAGACCCGATAAGCCACATCCAacgtagttttagagaatttggcagtacatccaactggcctcacaactgcaaaccacgtgtaaccacgccaacccaggacctccacatccagtttATGGTttattcacctgcgggattgtctgagaggGTGCTGAGGAGAATTTCTATCTGTAATAAACCATTTCTGTGGgtaaaactaattctgattggctgggtctatgccctcccaggcccatcatggctgcgcccctgcccagtcatgtgaaatccatagattaaggcctaattaatcatttcaattgactggtttccttatatgaactgtaactcctcAAATTCttggaaattgttgcatgttgctgtTATactattttgttcagtatattggggaggacgggctcagtGGAATTATATCAAATACCCCAAACAcatacatggtttccatgtgtttgattcaattccatttgctctgttccagccattactatgagccgtcctcccctcagcagcctccctgTGATATGGACCCTATTTGACAAAGGTCAATAAACTATAATATGTTTACAGAGGGAAGTAAAAACGCTGTGGGCCAAACCTATTTCCAGCTCATCGATGTCATCTACTGATGCTTTTCTTCAACTTTATTCTTCCCAAAACACGAAAACATGACCATTTCCCGTAACTACGCATGCGCCATCTTGGGCGCTTTAAACAAGTATGCAAGAGTGGAACATGAACATACTAGGTGAGTTTGAGAAATATTACGAAAATGAGGGATAACACAAAATACCATGCTCGGTGAAACTATATGCTAACTTATTATAACTTATTTTCAGTAGGTTGTTACGTACTTCCTCCAAGTCCCTTTCGCATGCAGCGAGTCAGTGGCAGTGCAGTGAAATACTGTTCGCTATGATTTTCATCAATGGCAATGCGTGATGGACTAAAATGGAGGAAATATCGAAGTGCTAGCTAACACTTGCTAGAAGCACGAACCACTCTCGCCAACTGCTACCCACGTTCACCCTTGTATTTTTCAGTAAAAATGGCTAGCTACCAAACCCTTCGGGAAGACCATGAGGGTGTGCAAGCCATATTTGTTacccaatttaaaaaatatatacccTACGTAacaagctagctagttagctagctagctacctaacgttagctaCAAACGTTAGACGCTAACTAGATGCTGGGAGACTCAGTGttcgttaactagctagctaacttgttTGTCCTGTACAGTTAACTTGCTAGCTGAAATATTGTATAGTTTTAGATAGTTAGCTGGTGAAAGGGTGCCCAGCAGTCAGGCGCAGTGCAGTATTTAATGTGTCAGTCAGTTGTAGTAACTAGTGAGGTTGCCAGTCATTGAGCAACATTGTGCCTAGCTAGCTTGCTAGACAGCACATTTGATTTAGACCCGATAGCAGTCAATGAATGTTGGTTGCAATACTGATTATAACTTATTTATATTACAGGAGGAAGACTGATCCAGGCTCAATGAAACAGGAAATAGGCATCAATGACACTTGACTGCTTTGCAGAATAAGCAGTTATTCTGTAATGCTAGTTCAATAACACCTGAGTTGTATTCGCCATGACTATGAGATCCACTTTGTTTGCTAATGCAGGATTTAAGCTGGACACTGAGAGAATTGACTTTGACAAATCACAAGTTGGAAATGCAAATGTTGTGAACTCTATAACAATCAAGAGAGAAACCTGTGACTTTGTCATAGATGTCCATGACGTACACGGGGACATCCACAACACTGGAGGGGAGAACCTCAGCAAAACTAAGATCATAGACCAGAAATACATAATTCGGGCCCCAGTGGTGGCTGCACAAAATAAAGCAGGAGGGGCACTAGTTCAAGGTGACAATTGGGAAAGCACAGGGGTGCCGTCATCCTCTGTCAGACAAATGGGGGGTGAGGGAATCCCAATGAAAGGTAAACACTTTCTGAGTGATGGTATGGATAATAAAGAGTTGGTTTCAAACAATAACTCCAAGGATGCTGGTACTGATGATAGCACCAGAGGGGTCTCCCCTGGAGGAGTTGTCAACACTGCATCCATTGAGTTCAGCACAGAAGGCAAGTGGAGGAACATCAGAAAAACCCCTGCTAACCCCCACACACAGGCCACCTGCCTCCGGCAGATTCTCCTCCTTCAGCTGGACTTGAttgaacaacagcaacaacagctgCAGTCCAAGGACAAGGAGATAGATGAGCTGAAAGCAGACAAGGAGACGGTATGCACAGTATATTAAAGTGTCTAATTTGTTTGTAGATGACAGTAACGCTGTCATTTGTTTAGAACCAAATAATTTAAAGAAACATGTCTGCATACATAGTTGCTGGCGCGTATTGAGCGCATGGAGCGTCGCTTGCAGCTGACGAGGAAGGACCCACGTGATAAGCGCCTATTTCAGCCACTAGAGCCCTGGACCCCAGATAAAGAGGACCTGTGGGATCTAGAAGTGTGTGACAGCCCACAGACTCCCACCCCCAGGACAATCCCCTTCAGTCGAGGCGGCAAAGGCCTCAAGAGGTAACAGACCCCAAATACTACTCTGCATTCACTTATCCTCAGTCAAACTATCTTCTACTCACTAATACATCTGCTCTGCTCATGCAGGAAATTTTGCTTCCTGGACTCAAAAATCCAGAAGTCACGAGGAGGGAAAGGCTCTAAGTTCACCTCCCCTAAGTCAGAGTGTGGAGCTGGCTCACCATATCAGAGGGAGCTGCGCAGTAAAGAGACCCCAGAGAAGATGGGGTTTGGTCGGTCACCGGTGGAGAGGGATACTCTGTACCCGAGCAAAGAGGACCCGGAGCGCACTGATCAGATGGAGGAGCTCCCTTTCATGTCTACTACTGAGATGTACCTGTGTCGCTGGCATCAGCCGCCCCCCTCCCCCCAACGTGAGCCATCCCCATCCCCGAAGAAAGAGGAGGTTGTAGCCAGTGAGTAGTCCCACCACACATGCCAGTTGTTCCGTTCCAAGTGTTAAGCTGTGTAATATTGCCTCGCAATGAATAATAATGTAGAAATCCAAATAGTATTGCTATTAGTCCTGTCTTTTTTTACACGGTTTTGTTTTCCAGTTCCATCCTGGAAGGAAAACAGTATGGAGCCCTTGGATGAGGAGGCTGCCAGTGACATcccagaggtgagagaggagagcacaCAGGCTTTACAATTTAAACTGAGAGTCAGAAATCAAGCCTGTAATACCACACAATATTCAACTCAGCATTTAACCCTGCAAATGGTCCTTAACCACATCAACcatgtgtttgtgttgttttACCAAGATGTTGGACGACAGTGTCTTTTTGAAGCGCCATGCAAAGCTGGAGTTGGATGAGAAGAGAAGAAAAAGGTACAAATGGGTTTTCTGACTTCCAAGTTACTCTCAATGACTCATCATGGTCAGTCTCTAACCTCACTCACTACGGCtccttttttgtgtgtgtaatgCAATCTCAATTTACTATATTGAACCACTAACGTTTTCATCCATTCCTtgctctctcattatctctctttATCACTGAATCCTGTTTTTTGTAGATGGGACATTCAGCGTATCCGTGAGCAGCGCATGTTTCAGCGCCTCCAGCAGCGCATGAACAAGAAGAAGGGGATCCAGGAGAGTGAGCCAGAGGTCTCCTCATTTTACCCGGACACTGAGGATGGTATGACTGGTCACTTCATCTGCTTTCTAAACATGGAACCGTTGTTTTTTACAGAAACATAAAGTTGCTACGCCTTTAATACTGTCATTTACTTACTGAAGTTTTACGAGCAATGTTTTCATTGCATGCAGACACAGTCTTGATTTTGAGACTcccttttctttcttttctccaGTCGAGTCCATAATCATCACCCCTTTCCTGCCTGTGGTGGCCTTTGGCCGGCCATTGCCGAAGCTTACTCAACAgtaagttttttttgtatttttgatTTCATCCACCAGTAGTCCTGTCAGTCTTTTTCAACTACAACGCTCATTGTAGGTTCAGTTCAACATGCAGGGAACAACCCTATCACACATCATGGCACCCTTTTTCAAGCACTTGGTCCAAACAAACACATCTATGCATTTTTTGTGTATCTTTCATTCAAAGGAGATAGTTTGTGTGATATACCATTCGTATGCAGAGATGTTATTTGTTTGTCTATTTGATATTTTATTCAGGTTTTGACATTTTCCTTTAGGTTCACTTGTTGGACTATATAAGCAGGCTTTTTTGTTAGGCTTGTCACTGGACATTTCTTTGTATAGTTGAGTTAGTGATTTACATACCTAACTTATCCCCTATGTCCACTAGCTTGAGTTCATCCAGTACTATGCGTAATTTATTTTTCAAGATGGTACCATGGTGCAGGTGGCGGGGCAGGGCGAGTTTCACAGAAAGACCTTTCATCAAAATGCAAGTATTTATTCTTCCCCCAAGTATGTCTTTAAAGTTTTAAGCAAACTGTGAATATTTTACACCCCAAGCACTCATAGGCAAGCATTTTGATGCCTATTCCTTCCTCTGTTCTCAAAGAAGGGGGCATAGGCCTAAAGATTTACAAAAGAGGGCAATAGGAATGCAAACTGGTGTCATTTCAAAAAACGTTAATGCTATTTTGAAGACATTGTAATTCAAGTAAGTTACCTATTGAccagtgttggaaaaagtacccaattgtcatacttgagtaaaagtaaagagaCCTTAACAGAAAATCACTCAAGTAAAAGTTAATGTTaccaagtaaaatactacttgagtaaaagtctacaattatttgcttttaaatatacttaagtatcaaaagtaaatggaattgatcaaatatacttaagtatcaaaagtaaaagtataaattatttcaaactccttatattaagcaaaccagatggcatacttttcttgtttttaattttgttttgtttacatacagccaggggcacactccaacactcagacatcaattgcaaatgaagcatgtgtttagtgagtccaccagataagctgtagggatgaccagggattttcttttgataagtgtgtgaattagaccattttatT from Oncorhynchus keta strain PuntledgeMale-10-30-2019 chromosome 24, Oket_V2, whole genome shotgun sequence encodes the following:
- the LOC118357661 gene encoding male-specific lethal 1-like 1 isoform X1, with translation MTMRSTLFANAGFKLDTERIDFDKSQVGNANVVNSITIKRETCDFVIDVHDVHGDIHNTGGENLSKTKIIDQKYIIRAPVVAAQNKAGGALVQGDNWESTGVPSSSVRQMGGEGIPMKGKHFLSDGMDNKELVSNNNSKDAGTDDSTRGVSPGGVVNTASIEFSTEGKWRNIRKTPANPHTQATCLRQILLLQLDLIEQQQQQLQSKDKEIDELKADKETLLARIERMERRLQLTRKDPRDKRLFQPLEPWTPDKEDLWDLEVCDSPQTPTPRTIPFSRGGKGLKRKFCFLDSKIQKSRGGKGSKFTSPKSECGAGSPYQRELRSKETPEKMGFGRSPVERDTLYPSKEDPERTDQMEELPFMSTTEMYLCRWHQPPPSPQREPSPSPKKEEVVAIPSWKENSMEPLDEEAASDIPEMLDDSVFLKRHAKLELDEKRRKRWDIQRIREQRMFQRLQQRMNKKKGIQESEPEVSSFYPDTEDVESIIITPFLPVVAFGRPLPKLTQQNFDLPWQRSRCRIEVPKKHTPHRTCRK
- the LOC118357661 gene encoding male-specific lethal 1-like 1 isoform X2, yielding MTMRSTLFANAGFKLDTERIDFDKSQVGNANVVNSITIKRETCDFVIDVHDVHGDIHNTGGENLSKTKIIDQKYIIRAPVVAAQNKAGGALVQGDNWESTGVPSSSVRQMGGEGIPMKGKHFLSDGMDNKELVSNNNSKDAGTDDSTRGVSPGGVVNTASIEFSTEGKWRNIRKTPANPHTQATCLRQILLLQLDLIEQQQQQLQSKDKEIDELKADKETLLARIERMERRLQLTRKDPRDKRLFQPLEPWTPDKEDLWDLEVCDSPQTPTPRTIPFSRGGKGLKRKFCFLDSKIQKSRGGKGSKFTSPKSECGAGSPYQRELRSKETPEKMGFGRSPVERDTLYPSKEDPERTDQMEELPFMSTTEMYLCRWHQPPPSPQREPSPSPKKEEVVAIPSWKENSMEPLDEEAASDIPEMLDDSVFLKRHAKLELDEKRRKRWDIQRIREQRMFQRLQQRMNKKKGIQESEPEVSSFYPDTEDVESIIITPFLPVVAFGRPLPKLTQQWYHGAGGGAGRVSQKDLSSK